A part of Solicola gregarius genomic DNA contains:
- the groES gene encoding co-chaperone GroES, whose product MSVSIKPLEDRIVVKALEAEQTTASGLVIPDTAKEKPQEGEVLSTGPGRVDDNGNRVPLDVAVGDKVIFSKYGGTEVKYGGEEYLILSARDVLAVVEK is encoded by the coding sequence GTGTCGGTCAGCATCAAGCCGCTCGAAGACCGGATCGTCGTCAAGGCGCTCGAGGCCGAGCAGACCACCGCGTCGGGTCTGGTCATCCCGGACACCGCCAAGGAGAAGCCCCAGGAGGGCGAGGTGCTCTCGACCGGTCCCGGCCGCGTCGATGACAACGGCAACCGCGTTCCGCTCGATGTCGCCGTCGGCGACAAGGTCATCTTCAGCAAGTACGGAGGCACCGAGGTCAAGTACGGCGGCGAGGAGTACCTCATCCTCTCCGCCCGTGACGTCCTCGCCGTCGTCGAGAAGTAA